In Musa acuminata AAA Group cultivar baxijiao chromosome BXJ2-8, Cavendish_Baxijiao_AAA, whole genome shotgun sequence, one genomic interval encodes:
- the LOC135618748 gene encoding zinc finger CCCH domain-containing protein 59-like isoform X3 — MPRGIDGVHYWALGLRGPDKSHSLDRWPVCSWPHMARRLRAPSSSLLSPATAPHSDPRATMATPPPRILLCGDVLGCLNHLFKRVQSVNKSTGPFDALLCVGQFFPDSADGLDEVADYIEGRSAVPIPTYFTGDYGVGAARFLSAASKLPSNRGFKTDGLEVCPNLFWLKGSGKFSLHGLSVVYLSGRQSSGADESGIYSEDDVGALRALAEEQGIVDLFLTNEWPSGVSNGADPSNTPPVVADPSGCDPLVSELAAEIKPRYHIAGTKGVFYAREPYTNNESVHVTRFLGLAAVGNKDKQKFIHAISPTPASMMSSSEIHARPPNTTMSPYSLGEKVSHTRETTKRPSDSDTQYWRYDTSQKRQRQGENDSGRLCFKFTSTGSCSRGGKCHFRHDEEAREHYMRNVCFDFLNKGKCERGPDCKFGHSLAESGASFPQKERTQSGRGRTERSCWFCLSSPNVESHLVLSIGESYYCALAKGPLVPNHVLLVPVQHCPNTLTMPLDTETELEKYKSALNIYFKNQAKAVVFFELIFPQSPHANLQAIPIPLSKASNVKRIFNLASKKLGFEFATLNPGLFDARPRFS; from the exons ATGCCACGCGGCATTGACGGTGTGCATTATTGGGCTTTGGGCCTAAGAGGCCCAGATAAGTCTCATTCATTGGACCGCTGGCCTGTTTGCAGTTGGCCTCACATGGCGAGGCGCCTTAGGGCTCCGTCGTCCTCGTTACTGTCTCCCGCCACTGCGCCTCATTCTGACCCACGAGCAACGATGGCGACTCCGCCGCCAAGGATTCTCCTCTGCGGCGACGTCCTCGGCTGCCTCAACCACCTCTTCAAACGTGTCCAGTCC GTGAACAAGTCCACCGGCCCCTTCGATGCCCTTCTCTGCGTCGGACAGTTCTTCCCGGACtccgccgatggcctcgacgaagtCGCCGACTACATCGAGGGCCGCTCAGCCGTTCCCATCCCCACTTACTTCACCGGAGACTACGGCGTTGGCGCCGCCCGCTTCCTCTCTGCCGCCTCGAAGCTTCCCTCCAACCGTGGGTTCAAGACCGACGGGCTGGAGGTCTGCCCCAATCTATTCTGGTTGAAGGGCAGTGGCAAGTTCTCCCTCCACG GGTTGTCAGTGGTGTATTTGTCCGGTAGGCAATCTTCTGGGGCTGATGAGAGTGGGATTTACAGCGAGGACGATGTTGGTGCATTGCGAGCACTGGCCGAAGAGCAAGGAATTGTCGATTTGTTCTTG ACTAATGAATGGCCAAGTGGGGTCTCCAATGGAGCTGACCCTTCAAATACTCCTCCGGTGGTTGCAGACCCATCGGGCTGTGATCCTCTTGTTTCAGAGCTGGCTGCTGAAATCAAGCCTAG GTATCACATTGCAGGTACCAAAGGTGTGTTTTATGCACGTGAACCCTACACCAATAATGAGTCTGTGCATGTGACGCGTTTTCTTGGACTAGCTGCTGTCGGTAACAAAGATAAACAG AAATTTATTCATGCGATTTCTCCTACTCCAGCATCTATGATGTCAAGTAGTGAGATTCATGCTCGGCCGCCAAACACAACTATGTCACCATATTCACTTGGTGAGAAAGTAAGTCACACAAGAGAAACTACGAAGCGACCTAGTGATTCTGATACACAATATTGGCGTTATGACACTTCACAAAAGAGGCAgagacaaggagaaaatgataGCGGAAGACTGTGCTTCAAATTCACATCTACAGGATCCTGTTCTCGAGGGGGCAAGTGTCACTTTAGACATGATGAGGAAGCCAGAGAGCACTATATGAGaaatgtttgttttgattttcttAACAAAGGAAAGTGTGAACGGGGTCCTGATTGCAAGTTTGGTCACAGTCTAGCTGAATCAGGGGCTAGTTTCCCGCAAAAAGAGAGAACCCAAAG TGGTCGAGGAAGAACAGAGAGGAGTTGTTGGTTCTGCTTATCAAGTCCAAACGTGGAGTCACATCTCGTATTAAGCATTGGAGAAAGTTACTACTGTGCACTTGCTAAAGGTCCACTTGTTCCGAACCATGTACTGCTGGTACCAGTTCAGCATTGCCCTAACActcttacaatgcctttggatACTGAAACAGAGCTTGAGAAGTACAAAAGTGCACTCAATATATATTTTAAGAATCAAGCCAAAGCAGTTGTTTTCTTTGAGTTGATATTTCCCCAGAGTCCTCATGCTAATCTTCAG GCTATTCCTATCCCATTGTCTAAAGCATCCAATGTCAAGCGGATTTTCAATTTAGCATCCAAGAAATTAGGATTTGAATTTGCAACACTGAATCCTG GCCTATTTGATGCAAGACCTAGATTCTCTTGA
- the LOC135618748 gene encoding zinc finger CCCH domain-containing protein 59-like isoform X1 has protein sequence MPRGIDGVHYWALGLRGPDKSHSLDRWPVCSWPHMARRLRAPSSSLLSPATAPHSDPRATMATPPPRILLCGDVLGCLNHLFKRVQSVNKSTGPFDALLCVGQFFPDSADGLDEVADYIEGRSAVPIPTYFTGDYGVGAARFLSAASKLPSNRGFKTDGLEVCPNLFWLKGSGKFSLHGLSVVYLSGRQSSGADESGIYSEDDVGALRALAEEQGIVDLFLTNEWPSGVSNGADPSNTPPVVADPSGCDPLVSELAAEIKPRYHIAGTKGVFYAREPYTNNESVHVTRFLGLAAVGNKDKQKFIHAISPTPASMMSSSEIHARPPNTTMSPYSLGEKVSHTRETTKRPSDSDTQYWRYDTSQKRQRQGENDSGRLCFKFTSTGSCSRGGKCHFRHDEEAREHYMRNVCFDFLNKGKCERGPDCKFGHSLAESGASFPQKERTQSGRGRTERSCWFCLSSPNVESHLVLSIGESYYCALAKGPLVPNHVLLVPVQHCPNTLTMPLDTETELEKYKSALNIYFKNQAKAVVFFELIFPQSPHANLQAIPIPLSKASNVKRIFNLASKKLGFEFATLNPDGDSTQGRQLLRSQLNSTSSMFYVELPEGAILLHVVDDKEKFPVQFGREVMAGLLNMADRADWRNCKLSKEDELQMVEEFKNGFREFDPAQ, from the exons ATGCCACGCGGCATTGACGGTGTGCATTATTGGGCTTTGGGCCTAAGAGGCCCAGATAAGTCTCATTCATTGGACCGCTGGCCTGTTTGCAGTTGGCCTCACATGGCGAGGCGCCTTAGGGCTCCGTCGTCCTCGTTACTGTCTCCCGCCACTGCGCCTCATTCTGACCCACGAGCAACGATGGCGACTCCGCCGCCAAGGATTCTCCTCTGCGGCGACGTCCTCGGCTGCCTCAACCACCTCTTCAAACGTGTCCAGTCC GTGAACAAGTCCACCGGCCCCTTCGATGCCCTTCTCTGCGTCGGACAGTTCTTCCCGGACtccgccgatggcctcgacgaagtCGCCGACTACATCGAGGGCCGCTCAGCCGTTCCCATCCCCACTTACTTCACCGGAGACTACGGCGTTGGCGCCGCCCGCTTCCTCTCTGCCGCCTCGAAGCTTCCCTCCAACCGTGGGTTCAAGACCGACGGGCTGGAGGTCTGCCCCAATCTATTCTGGTTGAAGGGCAGTGGCAAGTTCTCCCTCCACG GGTTGTCAGTGGTGTATTTGTCCGGTAGGCAATCTTCTGGGGCTGATGAGAGTGGGATTTACAGCGAGGACGATGTTGGTGCATTGCGAGCACTGGCCGAAGAGCAAGGAATTGTCGATTTGTTCTTG ACTAATGAATGGCCAAGTGGGGTCTCCAATGGAGCTGACCCTTCAAATACTCCTCCGGTGGTTGCAGACCCATCGGGCTGTGATCCTCTTGTTTCAGAGCTGGCTGCTGAAATCAAGCCTAG GTATCACATTGCAGGTACCAAAGGTGTGTTTTATGCACGTGAACCCTACACCAATAATGAGTCTGTGCATGTGACGCGTTTTCTTGGACTAGCTGCTGTCGGTAACAAAGATAAACAG AAATTTATTCATGCGATTTCTCCTACTCCAGCATCTATGATGTCAAGTAGTGAGATTCATGCTCGGCCGCCAAACACAACTATGTCACCATATTCACTTGGTGAGAAAGTAAGTCACACAAGAGAAACTACGAAGCGACCTAGTGATTCTGATACACAATATTGGCGTTATGACACTTCACAAAAGAGGCAgagacaaggagaaaatgataGCGGAAGACTGTGCTTCAAATTCACATCTACAGGATCCTGTTCTCGAGGGGGCAAGTGTCACTTTAGACATGATGAGGAAGCCAGAGAGCACTATATGAGaaatgtttgttttgattttcttAACAAAGGAAAGTGTGAACGGGGTCCTGATTGCAAGTTTGGTCACAGTCTAGCTGAATCAGGGGCTAGTTTCCCGCAAAAAGAGAGAACCCAAAG TGGTCGAGGAAGAACAGAGAGGAGTTGTTGGTTCTGCTTATCAAGTCCAAACGTGGAGTCACATCTCGTATTAAGCATTGGAGAAAGTTACTACTGTGCACTTGCTAAAGGTCCACTTGTTCCGAACCATGTACTGCTGGTACCAGTTCAGCATTGCCCTAACActcttacaatgcctttggatACTGAAACAGAGCTTGAGAAGTACAAAAGTGCACTCAATATATATTTTAAGAATCAAGCCAAAGCAGTTGTTTTCTTTGAGTTGATATTTCCCCAGAGTCCTCATGCTAATCTTCAG GCTATTCCTATCCCATTGTCTAAAGCATCCAATGTCAAGCGGATTTTCAATTTAGCATCCAAGAAATTAGGATTTGAATTTGCAACACTGAATCCTG ATGGTGACTCTACCCAAGGAAGGCAACTATTGAGATCTCAGTTAAACAGCACCTCAAGTATGTTCTACGTTGAACTTCCTGAGGGTGCAATTTTGTTGCATGTTGTTGATGACAAGGAAAAGTTCCCAGTCCAATTTGGACGTGAG GTGATGGCAGGCTTATTAAATATGGCAGATCGAGCTGATTGGAGGAATTGTAAGCTTAGCAAGGAAGATGAACTGCAAATGGTGGAAGAATTCAAGAATGGGTTTAGAGAATTTGATCCAGCTCAATGA
- the LOC135618748 gene encoding zinc finger CCCH domain-containing protein 59-like isoform X2, translating into MPRGIDGVHYWALGLRGPDKSHSLDRWPVCSWPHMARRLRAPSSSLLSPATAPHSDPRATMATPPPRILLCGDVLGCLNHLFKRVQSVNKSTGPFDALLCVGQFFPDSADGLDEVADYIEGRSAVPIPTYFTGDYGVGAARFLSAASKLPSNRGFKTDGLEVCPNLFWLKGSGKFSLHGLSVVYLSGRQSSGADESGIYSEDDVGALRALAEEQGIVDLFLTNEWPSGVSNGADPSNTPPVVADPSGCDPLVSELAAEIKPRYHIAGTKGVFYAREPYTNNESVHVTRFLGLAAVGNKDKQKFIHAISPTPASMMSSSEIHARPPNTTMSPYSLGEKVSHTRETTKRPSDSDTQYWRYDTSQKRQRQGENDSGRLCFKFTSTGSCSRGGKCHFRHDEEAREHYMRNVCFDFLNKGKCERGPDCKFGHSLAESGASFPQKERTQSGRGRTERSCWFCLSSPNVESHLVLSIGESYYCALAKGPLVPNHVLLVPVQHCPNTLTMPLDTETELEKYKSALNIYFKNQAKAVVFFELIFPQSPHANLQAIPIPLSKASNVKRIFNLASKKLGFEFATLNPDGDSTQGRQLLRSQLNSTSSMFYVELPEGAILLHVVDDKEKFPVQFGREFCR; encoded by the exons ATGCCACGCGGCATTGACGGTGTGCATTATTGGGCTTTGGGCCTAAGAGGCCCAGATAAGTCTCATTCATTGGACCGCTGGCCTGTTTGCAGTTGGCCTCACATGGCGAGGCGCCTTAGGGCTCCGTCGTCCTCGTTACTGTCTCCCGCCACTGCGCCTCATTCTGACCCACGAGCAACGATGGCGACTCCGCCGCCAAGGATTCTCCTCTGCGGCGACGTCCTCGGCTGCCTCAACCACCTCTTCAAACGTGTCCAGTCC GTGAACAAGTCCACCGGCCCCTTCGATGCCCTTCTCTGCGTCGGACAGTTCTTCCCGGACtccgccgatggcctcgacgaagtCGCCGACTACATCGAGGGCCGCTCAGCCGTTCCCATCCCCACTTACTTCACCGGAGACTACGGCGTTGGCGCCGCCCGCTTCCTCTCTGCCGCCTCGAAGCTTCCCTCCAACCGTGGGTTCAAGACCGACGGGCTGGAGGTCTGCCCCAATCTATTCTGGTTGAAGGGCAGTGGCAAGTTCTCCCTCCACG GGTTGTCAGTGGTGTATTTGTCCGGTAGGCAATCTTCTGGGGCTGATGAGAGTGGGATTTACAGCGAGGACGATGTTGGTGCATTGCGAGCACTGGCCGAAGAGCAAGGAATTGTCGATTTGTTCTTG ACTAATGAATGGCCAAGTGGGGTCTCCAATGGAGCTGACCCTTCAAATACTCCTCCGGTGGTTGCAGACCCATCGGGCTGTGATCCTCTTGTTTCAGAGCTGGCTGCTGAAATCAAGCCTAG GTATCACATTGCAGGTACCAAAGGTGTGTTTTATGCACGTGAACCCTACACCAATAATGAGTCTGTGCATGTGACGCGTTTTCTTGGACTAGCTGCTGTCGGTAACAAAGATAAACAG AAATTTATTCATGCGATTTCTCCTACTCCAGCATCTATGATGTCAAGTAGTGAGATTCATGCTCGGCCGCCAAACACAACTATGTCACCATATTCACTTGGTGAGAAAGTAAGTCACACAAGAGAAACTACGAAGCGACCTAGTGATTCTGATACACAATATTGGCGTTATGACACTTCACAAAAGAGGCAgagacaaggagaaaatgataGCGGAAGACTGTGCTTCAAATTCACATCTACAGGATCCTGTTCTCGAGGGGGCAAGTGTCACTTTAGACATGATGAGGAAGCCAGAGAGCACTATATGAGaaatgtttgttttgattttcttAACAAAGGAAAGTGTGAACGGGGTCCTGATTGCAAGTTTGGTCACAGTCTAGCTGAATCAGGGGCTAGTTTCCCGCAAAAAGAGAGAACCCAAAG TGGTCGAGGAAGAACAGAGAGGAGTTGTTGGTTCTGCTTATCAAGTCCAAACGTGGAGTCACATCTCGTATTAAGCATTGGAGAAAGTTACTACTGTGCACTTGCTAAAGGTCCACTTGTTCCGAACCATGTACTGCTGGTACCAGTTCAGCATTGCCCTAACActcttacaatgcctttggatACTGAAACAGAGCTTGAGAAGTACAAAAGTGCACTCAATATATATTTTAAGAATCAAGCCAAAGCAGTTGTTTTCTTTGAGTTGATATTTCCCCAGAGTCCTCATGCTAATCTTCAG GCTATTCCTATCCCATTGTCTAAAGCATCCAATGTCAAGCGGATTTTCAATTTAGCATCCAAGAAATTAGGATTTGAATTTGCAACACTGAATCCTG ATGGTGACTCTACCCAAGGAAGGCAACTATTGAGATCTCAGTTAAACAGCACCTCAAGTATGTTCTACGTTGAACTTCCTGAGGGTGCAATTTTGTTGCATGTTGTTGATGACAAGGAAAAGTTCCCAGTCCAATTTGGACGTGAG TTCTGCAGGTGA